Proteins from one Hydrogenophaga sp. SL48 genomic window:
- a CDS encoding ABC transporter ATP-binding protein, giving the protein MSLLLDVQALDKRFGGLHVTRRVSFQLREGDRLALIGPNGAGKTTLVNQISGVLQPDTGDVFLRGENVTALSQSHRVRAGLARTFQITTLAPHFAVQRQVELALFEREGLTGRMWGSIDAYPVLQQEALDILRRFGLAAHAVTPTQDLAYGEQRLVEMALALALRPKVLLLDEPMAGVPKGDGARLLASLDALPRDIAVLIIEHDMDLVFRFATRILVLADGAVLADGSPDEIRRDPLVRAAYLGNGK; this is encoded by the coding sequence ATGAGCCTTCTGCTCGACGTCCAAGCGCTGGACAAACGGTTCGGGGGCCTGCACGTCACCCGCCGCGTGTCGTTTCAACTGCGGGAAGGTGATCGCCTGGCCTTGATCGGCCCCAATGGTGCGGGCAAGACCACGCTGGTCAACCAGATCAGCGGGGTGCTCCAGCCCGACACCGGCGACGTGTTCCTGCGCGGCGAAAACGTCACCGCGCTCAGCCAGTCCCACCGCGTGCGCGCTGGCCTGGCCCGCACCTTCCAGATCACCACGCTGGCGCCCCACTTTGCGGTGCAGCGGCAGGTCGAGCTGGCGCTGTTCGAGCGCGAAGGTCTGACGGGTCGCATGTGGGGCAGCATCGACGCCTACCCCGTCCTGCAACAGGAAGCGCTCGACATCCTGCGGCGCTTCGGGCTGGCCGCCCACGCGGTCACCCCCACCCAGGACCTGGCGTACGGCGAACAGCGCCTGGTCGAGATGGCGCTGGCGCTGGCCCTGCGCCCCAAGGTCCTGTTGCTGGACGAGCCCATGGCCGGCGTGCCCAAGGGCGATGGCGCGCGCCTGCTGGCGTCGCTCGACGCGCTGCCCCGCGACATCGCCGTGCTCATCATCGAGCACGACATGGACCTGGTGTTCCGGTTTGCCACCCGCATCCTGGTGCTGGCCGACGGTGCCGTGCTCGCCGATGGCTCCCCCGACGAGATCCGGCGCGACCCCCTGGTCCGCGCGGCCTACCTGGGGAATGGAAAGTGA
- a CDS encoding branched-chain amino acid ABC transporter permease yields the protein MNTTTLPRPARAPAAQGPGAPRCAPAWRAPLVLLAMGLVACALMPEQLGLLTRIFITALFVLSLDLVVGVAGLATLGHAALFGVGAYAAGIFGLHAFPDPLLGLGVGIVAGAALAGLSGAFLLRYQGFTFLMLTVAISQILLSLAQKARDWTGGDDGLAGFVMGPLLGRFEFDLEGRVASFYALAVLVVFFYAARRVVNSPFGLAVRGIHENRARMTALGTPVFARLWLLYTVAGAIAGAAGALSAQTNAVVGMDSLSFALSAEALVMLILGGAGRLTGALVGAAVFTLLHHTASSINPYHWLFVVGALLMLVVLVSPAKAWAWMRQRAGGAA from the coding sequence ATGAACACCACGACACTGCCGCGCCCTGCGCGCGCACCTGCAGCCCAGGGGCCAGGCGCACCGCGCTGCGCACCCGCCTGGCGGGCCCCGCTGGTCTTGCTGGCCATGGGCCTCGTGGCTTGCGCCCTGATGCCCGAACAACTGGGCCTGTTGACGCGCATCTTCATCACCGCCTTGTTCGTGCTTTCGCTCGACCTGGTGGTGGGTGTCGCGGGCCTGGCCACGCTGGGGCACGCCGCCCTGTTTGGCGTCGGGGCCTACGCCGCCGGCATCTTTGGGCTGCACGCCTTCCCCGACCCGTTGCTCGGACTCGGCGTGGGCATTGTGGCCGGTGCCGCGCTGGCCGGGCTGTCGGGCGCGTTTCTGTTGCGCTACCAGGGCTTCACCTTCCTGATGCTGACCGTGGCGATCTCGCAGATCCTGCTCAGCCTGGCCCAGAAGGCACGCGACTGGACGGGCGGCGACGATGGACTGGCTGGTTTTGTCATGGGGCCACTCCTCGGTCGGTTTGAGTTCGACCTCGAAGGCCGGGTGGCTTCGTTCTACGCGCTGGCGGTGTTGGTCGTTTTCTTCTATGCAGCGCGCCGCGTGGTGAATTCACCGTTTGGTCTGGCGGTGCGCGGCATTCACGAAAACCGCGCTCGCATGACGGCGCTCGGTACACCGGTGTTCGCCCGCCTGTGGTTGCTGTACACGGTGGCGGGGGCCATTGCGGGCGCGGCGGGTGCCTTGTCGGCCCAGACCAACGCCGTGGTCGGCATGGACAGCCTGTCGTTTGCCTTGTCGGCCGAGGCGCTGGTCATGCTCATCCTGGGTGGGGCGGGCCGCCTGACCGGCGCGCTGGTCGGCGCGGCGGTGTTCACGCTGTTGCACCACACGGCCTCGTCGATCAACCCCTATCACTGGTTGTTCGTGGTCGGTGCCTTGCTGATGCTGGTGGTGCTGGTGTCCCCGGCCAAGGCCTGGGCCTGGATGCGCCAGCGCGCCGGAGGTGCGGCATGA
- a CDS encoding branched-chain amino acid ABC transporter permease, translating into MNTFFNILIDGLAYGMVLFVIAVGLSVTLGLMRFVNLSHGAFAMVGGYCAALLTREAGWSFWLAVPAAIVLTGLLGAVLEALVLRHLYQRKELDQVLFTIGLSFVLIAATNALAGPQVQLITLPESLAGSVDLGFRTLPAQRLLVIGAGLLVALAAAWTVTRTRFGIWLRAAVDHSGTASALGIPIRTVQCASFAAGAALAGFGGILGAELMPLEPYYALKYLVLVLVVVAVGGMGSIAGSLAAAVLLGVIETASKYLASEWGSLFFFLAMAAILAWRPNGLLKR; encoded by the coding sequence GTGAACACCTTCTTCAACATCCTGATCGACGGGCTGGCCTACGGCATGGTGCTGTTCGTCATCGCGGTCGGCCTGTCGGTCACGCTGGGGCTGATGCGCTTTGTCAACCTCAGCCACGGCGCCTTTGCCATGGTGGGCGGCTATTGCGCGGCGCTGCTGACCCGGGAGGCGGGGTGGAGCTTCTGGCTGGCGGTCCCGGCGGCCATTGTGTTGACGGGTCTTCTGGGGGCGGTGCTCGAAGCCCTCGTGTTGCGCCACCTGTACCAGCGCAAGGAGCTGGACCAGGTGCTGTTCACGATCGGTCTGAGCTTTGTGCTCATTGCCGCCACCAATGCGCTGGCCGGGCCGCAGGTGCAACTGATCACCTTGCCCGAGTCCCTCGCGGGTTCGGTCGATCTGGGCTTCCGCACCCTGCCCGCCCAGCGCTTGCTGGTGATCGGCGCGGGGCTGCTGGTGGCGCTGGCCGCGGCCTGGACGGTGACGCGCACCCGCTTCGGCATCTGGCTGCGGGCCGCCGTCGACCACAGCGGCACGGCCTCTGCCCTGGGCATCCCGATCCGCACCGTCCAATGCGCCAGCTTCGCGGCCGGCGCGGCGCTGGCCGGCTTCGGCGGCATCCTGGGCGCAGAACTCATGCCGCTGGAGCCGTACTACGCCCTCAAGTACCTGGTGCTGGTTCTCGTGGTGGTGGCTGTGGGCGGCATGGGCAGCATCGCCGGGTCACTGGCCGCGGCCGTGCTGCTGGGTGTCATCGAGACCGCCAGCAAGTACCTCGCCTCGGAATGGGGAAGCCTGTTCTTCTTTCTGGCCATGGCCGCCATCCTGGCCTGGCGTCCCAACGGGTTGCTCAAGCGATGA
- a CDS encoding ABC transporter substrate-binding protein produces the protein MNLTRRAIGCALLAASGLSLATTQAQAQTIKVGIVGPFSGPFAHYGALFKAGAEGYVATQGGKLAGKDIEFIYRDTGGPNPGQTKTLVQELIVKDKVDYLGGFVFTPNAMAVAPLIQQSKTPAVIFNAATSAITDKSEYFIRTSYTLWQVTVPVAQWAAKQNMKKVVTAVTDYGPGIDAETAFKSEFTKLGGTVVESIRMPIATTDFGPFVQRIKASGAQAVYTFLPGGPPNLGFVKAYNENGLAKAGVQFLGTAETDEFDLQKLGDAAIGLTTAFHYSGAHDSPANKQFVEALKKQDPNVVANYASVGAWDGMFVIHKMIEATGGQKDGLKAITAARSLKWESPRGPVRIDAKTRHIVQNVYLRKVEKVGGLLVNKEVQNFGAHIDHGLDK, from the coding sequence ATGAACCTCACCCGCCGCGCCATCGGCTGCGCACTGCTCGCCGCCTCCGGCCTTTCGCTGGCAACAACCCAGGCGCAAGCCCAGACCATCAAGGTCGGCATCGTGGGACCCTTCTCCGGCCCCTTCGCCCACTACGGTGCGCTGTTCAAGGCCGGCGCTGAAGGCTACGTGGCCACGCAAGGCGGCAAGCTGGCGGGCAAAGACATCGAGTTCATCTACCGCGACACCGGCGGCCCCAACCCAGGACAGACCAAAACCCTGGTGCAGGAATTGATCGTCAAGGACAAGGTCGACTACCTCGGCGGCTTCGTGTTCACGCCCAACGCCATGGCGGTCGCGCCGCTGATCCAGCAGTCCAAAACGCCCGCGGTCATCTTCAACGCCGCGACATCGGCCATCACCGACAAGTCCGAGTACTTCATCCGCACCAGCTACACGCTGTGGCAGGTGACGGTGCCCGTGGCGCAATGGGCGGCGAAGCAGAACATGAAGAAGGTGGTGACCGCCGTCACCGACTACGGCCCAGGCATCGACGCCGAAACCGCCTTCAAGAGCGAGTTCACCAAGCTGGGCGGCACCGTGGTCGAGAGCATCCGCATGCCCATCGCCACCACCGATTTCGGCCCGTTCGTGCAGCGCATCAAGGCCAGTGGCGCGCAGGCGGTCTACACCTTTCTGCCGGGCGGCCCACCCAACCTGGGCTTTGTGAAGGCGTACAACGAAAACGGTCTGGCCAAGGCCGGCGTGCAGTTCCTGGGCACGGCCGAGACCGACGAGTTCGACCTTCAAAAGCTCGGCGACGCGGCCATCGGCCTGACCACCGCGTTCCACTACTCCGGCGCGCACGACTCACCCGCCAACAAACAGTTCGTCGAGGCCTTGAAGAAGCAGGACCCGAACGTGGTGGCGAACTACGCCTCGGTGGGCGCCTGGGACGGCATGTTTGTCATCCACAAGATGATCGAGGCCACCGGCGGCCAGAAGGACGGTCTGAAGGCGATCACGGCCGCCCGATCCTTGAAGTGGGAAAGCCCACGCGGCCCGGTGCGCATCGACGCCAAGACACGCCACATCGTTCAGAACGTGTACCTGCGCAAGGTTGAAAAAGTGGGCGGTCTGCTGGTCAACAAGGAAGTGCAGAACTTCGGCGCACACATCGACCACGGGCTGGACAAATGA
- a CDS encoding LysR family transcriptional regulator: MRGSDYAELKAFAAVVERSSFARAAEHLGVSPSALSQTIRQLEARLGARLLNRTTRSVAPTAAGEQLHARIAPLFRAMDDAVAEASAAAGQMSGTLRINTLGMAARQIIAPRLGRFHRAFPDVTLDIVVDDGLSDIVAGRFDAGIRVGGRLEKDMIAVRLTPDVKMVAVASPEYVARRGLPQSPADLHHHACINWRLQTDGRAYQWAFEKRGRRIEVAASGPLVTNHSEIGVAAALQGLGIAYAFDRERVDEHLAQGQLVQVLADWSITRPGLFVYYSNRHHQAAVLGAFIDCLLDRDLTRPTPQA; encoded by the coding sequence ATGCGCGGCTCCGACTACGCCGAACTGAAAGCCTTTGCCGCCGTGGTCGAACGCAGCAGCTTTGCGCGTGCCGCCGAACACCTCGGTGTGTCGCCTTCCGCGCTGAGCCAGACCATCCGGCAGCTCGAAGCCCGGCTGGGTGCGCGGCTGCTGAACCGCACCACCCGCAGCGTGGCGCCGACCGCAGCGGGCGAGCAACTGCACGCCCGCATCGCACCGCTGTTCCGGGCGATGGACGACGCCGTGGCCGAGGCCAGCGCGGCGGCGGGGCAGATGAGCGGAACGCTGCGCATCAACACGCTGGGCATGGCGGCCCGGCAGATCATTGCGCCGCGGCTGGGCCGGTTCCATCGAGCATTCCCGGACGTGACGCTGGACATCGTGGTCGACGACGGGCTGAGCGACATCGTCGCGGGCCGCTTCGATGCGGGCATCCGGGTGGGCGGGCGGCTGGAGAAGGACATGATCGCCGTGCGCCTCACGCCGGACGTGAAGATGGTCGCGGTGGCGTCGCCAGAGTACGTGGCCCGGCGCGGGCTGCCGCAATCACCCGCCGACCTGCATCACCACGCCTGCATCAACTGGCGGCTGCAGACCGACGGCCGGGCCTACCAGTGGGCGTTCGAGAAAAGGGGCCGGCGGATCGAGGTGGCGGCGTCCGGGCCCTTGGTCACCAACCACTCGGAGATCGGCGTCGCCGCCGCATTGCAAGGCTTGGGCATTGCCTATGCCTTCGACCGTGAGCGCGTCGATGAGCACCTCGCTCAGGGGCAGCTCGTGCAGGTGCTCGCCGACTGGTCGATCACACGGCCAGGGTTGTTCGTCTACTACTCGAACCGGCACCACCAGGCGGCGGTCCTGGGTGCATTCATCGATTGCCTGCTGGACCGTGACCTGACCAGGCCGACCCCTCAAGCTTGA
- a CDS encoding nuclear transport factor 2 family protein, with protein MTDLNLPEPIAAYFSADRQNPDALARCFTAQATVKDEGRTHAGLDAIRAWKAAASARFAYTTEPFALDQDNGHHIVSGRVAGNFPGSPVNLHYRFRLERGLIASLEITA; from the coding sequence ATGACCGATCTGAATCTTCCCGAACCCATCGCGGCCTACTTCTCGGCCGACCGGCAGAACCCCGATGCGCTGGCCCGCTGCTTCACGGCGCAAGCCACCGTGAAAGACGAAGGCCGGACCCACGCTGGCCTGGACGCCATCCGGGCCTGGAAGGCGGCCGCATCGGCCCGGTTCGCCTACACGACCGAGCCTTTCGCCCTCGATCAGGACAACGGGCACCACATCGTCAGCGGCCGGGTGGCCGGCAACTTCCCCGGCAGCCCGGTGAACCTGCACTACCGCTTTCGACTGGAGCGCGGCCTGATCGCATCGCTGGAGATCACCGCATGA
- a CDS encoding SDR family oxidoreductase translates to MSFDLQLQGQRALVSGGTKGVGAAVVRGLHAAGVQVMTSARSLPATAIDGVTYIAADLTTAQGVADVAQSVLRQWGGVDILVNVLGGSSAPGGGFAALDDAHWFNELNQNLMPAVRLDRALLPAMLAQGSGVIVHVSSIQRLLPLPESTTAYAAAKAALSTYSKALSKEVTPKGVRVLSVAPGWIETEASVALAERLARQAGTDHEGGQRIIMQSLGGIPLGRPARPEEVADLITFLVSPRAGSISGSEHLIDGGTVPTV, encoded by the coding sequence ATGAGCTTTGATCTTCAACTTCAAGGCCAGCGCGCCCTGGTCTCGGGCGGTACCAAGGGCGTGGGCGCCGCCGTGGTGCGCGGCCTGCACGCGGCGGGTGTGCAGGTGATGACCTCGGCGCGTTCGCTGCCTGCGACGGCCATCGACGGCGTGACCTACATCGCGGCCGATCTCACCACCGCGCAAGGGGTGGCGGACGTGGCGCAATCGGTGCTCCGCCAATGGGGCGGCGTGGACATCCTGGTCAACGTGCTGGGTGGCTCCAGCGCGCCGGGTGGCGGCTTCGCGGCCCTGGACGATGCGCACTGGTTCAACGAGCTGAACCAGAACCTGATGCCCGCCGTGCGGCTCGACCGCGCGCTGCTGCCCGCCATGCTGGCCCAGGGTTCCGGCGTCATCGTTCACGTCAGCTCGATCCAGCGCCTGCTGCCGCTGCCGGAATCGACGACCGCCTACGCCGCGGCCAAGGCGGCCCTGTCCACCTACAGCAAGGCGCTGTCGAAAGAAGTGACCCCAAAGGGCGTTCGCGTGCTGAGCGTCGCGCCCGGCTGGATCGAGACGGAAGCCTCGGTGGCGCTGGCCGAGCGGCTGGCCCGCCAGGCCGGGACGGACCACGAGGGAGGCCAGCGGATCATCATGCAGTCATTGGGTGGCATCCCGCTCGGACGCCCGGCCAGGCCGGAAGAGGTGGCCGACCTGATCACTTTCCTGGTGTCACCGCGCGCGGGCTCCATCTCGGGTTCGGAGCACCTGATCGACGGTGGCACGGTGCCGACGGTTTAA
- a CDS encoding class I SAM-dependent methyltransferase: MNTPLVSDTWERGSPYEQYIGRWSRKAAPLFLAWLDQPPGQRWLDVGCGTGALTAAILDRCGPVSVVGVEPSEGFIKTAHQNLVGKARFLAGNAAAIPQDDGACDVVVSGLVLNFIPDLPVALAEMARVAVAGGTVAAYVWDYADGMEVIRCFWDAAVALDPAAAPLHEGARFPMCRPSALRAAFEQAGFVQVDTTALEVQAAFADFDDYWRPFLGGQGPAPAYALSLPEDQRAALKRQLASTLAPASADGALSLRARAWAVRGTTRSGA, encoded by the coding sequence ATGAACACCCCTCTTGTCTCCGATACGTGGGAACGCGGAAGCCCTTACGAGCAGTACATCGGCCGCTGGAGTCGCAAGGCCGCACCGCTCTTTCTGGCGTGGCTGGACCAGCCCCCGGGGCAACGCTGGCTGGATGTCGGTTGCGGCACCGGCGCGCTGACGGCCGCCATCCTGGACCGCTGCGGGCCGGTCAGTGTGGTGGGCGTGGAGCCCTCGGAAGGGTTCATCAAGACGGCCCACCAGAACCTCGTCGGCAAGGCGCGGTTTCTGGCAGGAAACGCGGCCGCGATACCGCAGGACGACGGCGCCTGCGATGTGGTCGTCTCTGGGCTGGTGCTGAATTTCATCCCGGACTTGCCGGTGGCCCTGGCGGAGATGGCGCGGGTCGCGGTGGCCGGGGGCACGGTCGCGGCCTACGTCTGGGACTACGCCGACGGCATGGAAGTCATCAGGTGCTTCTGGGACGCCGCCGTGGCCCTCGATCCCGCGGCGGCGCCACTGCACGAAGGCGCCCGCTTTCCGATGTGCAGGCCCTCCGCGCTGCGGGCAGCGTTCGAGCAGGCCGGGTTCGTTCAGGTGGACACGACCGCGCTCGAAGTGCAGGCGGCGTTCGCCGACTTCGACGACTACTGGCGACCGTTTCTCGGCGGACAGGGTCCCGCGCCGGCCTACGCCCTGTCGCTGCCGGAAGACCAGCGCGCCGCCCTCAAGCGACAGCTGGCGTCCACACTGGCGCCGGCTTCGGCGGACGGAGCCCTCTCGCTTCGCGCGCGGGCATGGGCCGTTCGCGGCACCACGCGCAGCGGGGCCTGA
- a CDS encoding YdeI/OmpD-associated family protein: MSTREPDHQPLPAPSLFKNARVFETWLKKHHASSDGLWLQIAKRGADEPSVTYAEAVDIALCWGWIDGQKKGLDDQHFLQRFTPRRARSVWSKVNVEKVAALTAAGRMQAPGLAQVEAAQADGRWARAYDGARTSVVPDDLLAALDAEPLAKAFFATINASNRYAVLWRIQTAVKPETRARRIAQLVAMLARGETVHIFKPKARD; this comes from the coding sequence ATGAGCACCCGGGAACCCGACCACCAGCCGTTGCCTGCTCCGAGCCTGTTCAAGAACGCGAGGGTGTTCGAGACCTGGCTGAAGAAGCACCACGCCAGTTCCGATGGCCTCTGGCTCCAGATCGCCAAACGGGGTGCGGACGAGCCCAGCGTCACCTATGCCGAAGCGGTCGACATCGCGCTGTGCTGGGGCTGGATCGACGGCCAGAAGAAAGGGCTGGACGACCAGCACTTTCTGCAGCGCTTCACGCCACGGCGTGCGCGCAGCGTCTGGTCGAAGGTCAATGTGGAGAAGGTCGCGGCACTCACCGCGGCAGGGCGCATGCAGGCGCCGGGCCTCGCGCAAGTGGAGGCGGCCCAGGCCGACGGCCGCTGGGCCAGGGCCTACGACGGCGCGCGAACGTCGGTGGTGCCCGACGACCTGCTGGCGGCGCTGGACGCAGAGCCGCTGGCCAAGGCCTTCTTTGCCACGATCAACGCCAGCAACCGCTACGCGGTGTTGTGGCGCATACAGACCGCCGTGAAGCCCGAGACGCGCGCCCGACGCATTGCACAGCTGGTGGCCATGCTGGCGCGCGGCGAGACGGTGCACATCTTCAAACCGAAGGCCAGGGACTGA
- a CDS encoding alpha/beta fold hydrolase has protein sequence MNTSTSSFLSDADRTPIVTYTWADVADQPTGVVQIAHGLAEHGERYDRFARALNAAGFVVHAVDHRGHGRTANGRLGDFGAAGFGGLIADVAQFGAALRAQHGGLPVFLFAHSMGSFAAQAAMLDHASTWSGVVLSGSTALDAFGAAMANAPADAPAGLEAFNAGFEHRTGYEWLSRDPAEVDAYVANPWCGWDVPADVIPALFEPASRVADPARLACIRRDLPVLIASGDADPLAGGGALIQLLGQRYREAGLVDVTVKLYPGARHEILNESNRDEVTADIVAWLRAHAT, from the coding sequence ATGAACACCTCAACCTCCTCCTTTCTCTCCGACGCCGACCGCACCCCGATCGTGACCTACACCTGGGCCGACGTGGCCGACCAACCCACCGGCGTGGTGCAGATCGCCCACGGGCTGGCCGAACACGGCGAACGCTACGACCGGTTTGCCCGGGCGCTCAATGCGGCCGGCTTCGTGGTCCACGCGGTCGACCACCGTGGGCACGGGCGCACCGCCAACGGACGGCTGGGCGACTTCGGCGCCGCCGGGTTCGGCGGCCTGATCGCCGACGTGGCCCAGTTCGGCGCCGCGCTGCGCGCGCAGCACGGCGGCCTGCCGGTGTTCCTGTTCGCGCATTCGATGGGGTCGTTCGCCGCGCAGGCGGCCATGCTCGACCACGCATCGACATGGTCGGGCGTGGTGCTGTCCGGCTCGACCGCGCTGGACGCTTTTGGCGCCGCCATGGCCAACGCGCCCGCGGACGCACCCGCCGGGCTCGAAGCCTTCAACGCGGGTTTTGAACACCGCACGGGTTACGAGTGGCTGTCCCGCGACCCCGCCGAGGTGGACGCCTACGTGGCGAACCCCTGGTGCGGCTGGGACGTGCCGGCCGACGTGATTCCCGCCTTGTTCGAGCCCGCGTCCCGCGTGGCCGACCCGGCGCGGCTGGCCTGCATTCGCCGCGACCTGCCGGTGCTGATCGCCTCCGGCGATGCCGACCCGCTGGCGGGTGGCGGCGCGCTGATCCAGCTGCTGGGCCAGCGTTACCGCGAGGCGGGCCTGGTCGATGTGACGGTGAAGCTCTACCCCGGCGCCCGCCACGAGATCCTGAACGAGAGCAACCGCGATGAGGTGACGGCCGACATCGTGGCCTGGCTTCGCGCCCACGCGACGTAG
- a CDS encoding glutathione S-transferase family protein: protein MSKIVLYWHPMSSATPVACALAELGVPHERVKVDITTGEQRRPDYLALNPNGKVPTITVDGAPMFEALAIELWLGHTYGVQSGLWPAGGTPEHLQAMSWSTWSYVTYGAQVFRMQAAKDMGTPDDAHGTAAHKALDELLTVLDGRLSQRPWLLGEAYTLADLIVASVIGYSVYLGAPVAAHPTTNAWLQKVQARPAMQIDA from the coding sequence ATGTCCAAGATCGTTCTCTACTGGCACCCCATGTCCAGCGCCACCCCGGTCGCCTGCGCCCTCGCCGAACTCGGCGTGCCGCACGAGCGCGTCAAGGTGGACATCACCACCGGCGAGCAGCGCCGGCCCGACTACCTGGCCCTCAACCCCAACGGCAAGGTGCCCACGATCACCGTGGACGGCGCGCCGATGTTCGAGGCGCTGGCCATCGAGCTGTGGCTGGGCCACACCTATGGCGTGCAGAGCGGCCTGTGGCCGGCCGGCGGCACGCCGGAGCATCTCCAGGCCATGTCGTGGAGCACCTGGTCCTACGTGACCTACGGCGCGCAGGTGTTTCGGATGCAGGCCGCGAAAGACATGGGCACGCCCGACGACGCGCACGGCACCGCGGCGCACAAGGCCCTGGACGAACTGCTCACCGTGCTCGACGGTCGCCTGAGCCAGAGGCCCTGGTTGCTCGGCGAGGCGTACACGCTGGCCGACCTGATCGTGGCCTCGGTGATCGGCTACAGCGTCTACCTGGGTGCCCCGGTGGCGGCCCACCCGACCACGAACGCCTGGCTGCAGAAGGTGCAGGCGCGTCCGGCGATGCAGATCGACGCCTGA
- a CDS encoding helix-turn-helix transcriptional regulator, with the protein MLSSSSRLLRVLSLLQTRSHWAGPELAERLAVHPRTLRRDIDRLRQLGYPIHASSGVAGGYAFRAGQTLPPLLLDDEEALAVAIALQIAAAGTVSGVEESSLRALVKLEQVMPTRLRRRTGALRSAIVPVQRMGPTIDAGVLATLATACRDQLQVGFSYRDLRGQASVRQVQPHGLVHTGHHWYLVAWDPARDDWRTFRIDRVQGTPRTGAHFAPRPPPAGDLRAYVTGAMAGVHQQGEQARVVLHQPREVMAKTIPPSAATLEAIDDAHCLMLCGTGQLDSLVYWLMALDVEFDVLEPPVLKERLRRASERVGRSLARGGG; encoded by the coding sequence ATGCTGTCATCGTCCTCGCGCCTGCTGCGCGTCCTCTCGCTGCTGCAGACCCGCAGCCACTGGGCCGGCCCCGAGCTGGCCGAGCGGCTGGCGGTGCACCCGCGCACGCTGCGGCGCGACATCGACCGGCTGCGCCAGCTCGGCTACCCCATCCACGCCAGCAGCGGCGTGGCGGGCGGCTATGCGTTTCGCGCGGGGCAGACGCTGCCGCCGCTGCTGCTGGACGACGAAGAGGCGCTGGCGGTGGCCATTGCCTTGCAGATCGCCGCGGCCGGCACCGTGAGCGGTGTGGAAGAAAGCTCGCTGCGCGCGCTGGTGAAACTGGAACAGGTGATGCCCACCCGCCTGCGCCGCCGCACGGGCGCGCTGCGCTCGGCCATCGTGCCGGTGCAGCGCATGGGGCCCACCATTGATGCGGGCGTGCTGGCCACCCTGGCCACGGCCTGCCGCGACCAGTTGCAGGTGGGTTTCAGCTACCGCGACCTGCGCGGCCAGGCCAGCGTGCGCCAGGTGCAGCCGCACGGGCTGGTGCACACCGGCCACCACTGGTACCTGGTGGCCTGGGACCCGGCGCGCGACGACTGGCGCACCTTCCGCATCGACCGCGTGCAGGGCACACCCCGCACCGGCGCGCACTTTGCGCCACGCCCGCCGCCCGCGGGCGACCTGCGCGCCTACGTCACCGGGGCCATGGCCGGCGTGCACCAGCAGGGCGAGCAGGCGCGCGTGGTGCTGCACCAGCCGCGCGAGGTGATGGCGAAAACCATTCCGCCATCCGCCGCCACGCTGGAAGCGATCGACGACGCGCACTGCCTCATGCTCTGCGGCACCGGCCAGCTGGACTCGCTGGTCTACTGGCTCATGGCGCTGGACGTGGAGTTCGATGTGCTGGAGCCGCCTGTGCTGAAGGAGCGGTTGCGCCGGGCGAGTGAGCGGGTGGGGCGGAGTCTGGCGCGGGGTGGTGGGTGA
- a CDS encoding allophanate hydrolase-related protein, protein MPERAFHQHQPTCTVWCLASQCSAAKYSADTARPLLQRPGMVRVKEGGAAIDMEVWELPAEHFGSFADGIPAPLGISKVKLADGSWVSGFVCVAIGVEGGTDITALGRWRAWMARCSD, encoded by the coding sequence TTGCCGGAAAGGGCCTTCCACCAGCACCAGCCAACCTGCACCGTCTGGTGCTTGGCATCGCAGTGCTCCGCCGCAAAGTACTCGGCAGACACAGCGCGGCCGCTCCTTCAGCGGCCCGGCATGGTGCGCGTCAAGGAAGGCGGCGCCGCCATTGACATGGAGGTGTGGGAACTCCCCGCCGAACACTTCGGCAGCTTTGCCGACGGCATCCCGGCGCCGCTGGGCATCAGCAAGGTGAAGCTGGCCGACGGTTCTTGGGTGAGCGGGTTTGTGTGTGTGGCGATTGGGGTGGAGGGCGGGACCGACATCACCGCGCTGGGGCGTTGGCGGGCTTGGATGGCGCGTTGCAGTGATTAA
- a CDS encoding GIY-YIG nuclease family protein, which yields MDSSANLASRSARRAAARQARDSFPPMGVYAIRDRASGHLLLRASRNVHASLNRARFELRMGKHADRVLQAEWNRSAADGLAFEVLELVKEREDADFDYAGELKALEQIHRELQGLAP from the coding sequence ATGGACTCTTCCGCCAACCTGGCGTCGCGCTCAGCGCGACGGGCGGCCGCGCGCCAGGCGCGCGACAGCTTCCCGCCCATGGGCGTCTATGCCATCCGCGACCGCGCGAGCGGTCACCTGCTGCTCCGCGCGAGCCGCAACGTGCACGCGTCGCTGAATCGCGCTCGCTTTGAGCTGCGCATGGGCAAGCACGCGGACCGTGTGCTGCAGGCAGAGTGGAATCGCAGCGCCGCAGACGGACTCGCCTTCGAAGTGCTGGAACTCGTGAAGGAACGCGAGGATGCGGACTTCGACTATGCGGGCGAACTGAAAGCGTTGGAGCAGATCCACCGCGAACTGCAAGGGCTGGCACCATGA